A genome region from Akkermansiaceae bacterium includes the following:
- a CDS encoding MBL fold metallo-hydrolase, which translates to MKFAVLGSGSAGNSTILECGSTRILIDAGLSAKQLCLRLESLGIDPASLSGILLTHEHGDHIRGLKHFLRKHPTPIYATAETAFVVREQGFEATWKTFVAGQAFAIDHLAVQSFSIQHDAVDPVGFVVDSRGLRFGLVSDAGHVTSGMIHHLRGLAALFVEANYDDDLLEADTKRPWSIKQRISSRHGHLSNVQVEALLREISHADLLQIVFGHLSSDCNCPEKATARFANCLAEMGHTATALHCATQAEVTPWFEIAEPFRLA; encoded by the coding sequence TCCGCCGGGAATTCCACCATCCTCGAGTGCGGCTCCACCCGCATCCTCATCGATGCCGGGCTGTCCGCGAAACAGCTTTGCCTCCGCCTCGAATCCCTCGGCATTGACCCCGCCTCCCTTTCCGGAATCCTCCTCACCCACGAGCACGGCGACCACATACGCGGCCTGAAACATTTCCTCAGGAAACACCCGACGCCCATCTATGCCACCGCCGAGACCGCTTTCGTCGTCCGCGAACAGGGTTTTGAGGCGACCTGGAAAACCTTCGTGGCCGGACAGGCGTTCGCCATCGATCACCTCGCCGTGCAGTCCTTCTCCATCCAGCATGATGCGGTAGATCCCGTCGGCTTCGTGGTCGATAGCCGGGGCCTGCGCTTCGGCCTGGTCTCCGATGCGGGTCACGTCACCTCAGGCATGATCCACCACCTGCGGGGTCTTGCCGCGCTGTTTGTGGAGGCGAACTACGACGATGATCTGTTAGAGGCCGACACCAAGCGCCCGTGGTCCATCAAGCAGCGCATTTCCTCCCGCCACGGCCACCTTTCCAACGTCCAGGTCGAGGCCTTGCTGCGGGAAATTTCCCATGCGGATCTGCTCCAGATCGTCTTCGGCCACCTCAGCTCGGATTGCAACTGCCCGGAAAAAGCGACCGCCCGCTTCGCAAACTGCCTTGCGGAAATGGGTCACACCGCCACCGCCCTGCACTGCGCCACCCAGGCGGAGGTCACGCCGTGGTTCGAGATCGCGGAGCCGTTCCGGCTGGCCTGA